From one Myxococcales bacterium genomic stretch:
- a CDS encoding MarR family transcriptional regulator: MSVTRASVLGADLEGVRESVRTRIMLFRLLIGLAGRLRTLMDRQLEPTGITTQQAACLMIVGAAETPLAQGELARLLGVSHQNVRQLTTALERKGLVHVDVDPQDRRTKRIRAAKAAKKIFERRNATDYEVVAGWFGSVDDRDADELLRLLLRVAGGLPDRDRAP, encoded by the coding sequence ATGAGCGTCACGCGCGCAAGCGTGCTCGGGGCCGATCTCGAGGGAGTCCGTGAGTCGGTCCGAACGCGGATCATGCTGTTTCGCCTCCTCATCGGCCTCGCCGGTCGCCTCCGGACGCTCATGGACCGCCAGCTCGAGCCCACGGGAATCACCACGCAGCAGGCGGCCTGCCTCATGATCGTAGGAGCCGCGGAGACGCCGCTCGCTCAGGGTGAGCTCGCGCGGCTGCTCGGCGTCTCGCACCAAAACGTCCGGCAGCTGACCACTGCGCTCGAGCGAAAAGGGCTCGTCCACGTCGACGTCGACCCGCAGGATCGGCGCACGAAGCGCATCCGCGCGGCGAAGGCGGCGAAAAAAATCTTCGAGCGGAGGAACGCCACGGACTACGAGGTCGTCGCCGGATGGTTCGGCTCGGTCGACGACCGGGACGCCGACGAGCTCCTCCGGCTCTTGCTACGTGTCGCGGGTGGTCTCCCGGATCGCGACCGAGCGCCGTGA
- a CDS encoding DUF1963 domain-containing protein, whose amino-acid sequence MQLRWTHHGPERATSIEVPPRPSLIESYALGYDEALERIFYLCKPDDGSYAAVLYTFDGAAWHRETKDAHRMEHSFLGGAYDSCRRAVVGWTATYDRKADRWRVHGISFAAGGANPVATHGDDPLIEPESESDALGTFDKHAMLAFDRRREVWVCVTRRGVWELDGDGAWTKRADTGPIPQEWQHESGVGVYDPLNDRTVFLVQGKADKYALVVLAWNGTTLEKLSMAGLPKLTIGLFDPIVAITGHPKHGTVLHAGGNTLFASTDSGWKPLAETRDSPPKMTKAHIAFDPKHDALVLGPGKHEGAGGSDYNAVFFVLQGDAWTTQGVSVVHSPIAKASYGNPRVVHANGDWYALGTHSLQTWRYTGGEWATVTSKEDGEKIGGWELSELVDAKGRLHAVMATGAVFSFDGSQWAAVANKDAAFKDRTDFALAAAPDGRILVWGGEAKGRKLNDSLLFEKGRWRAVKKASPQPADFKHGKKDDIYVDTHAIFDSALGTFVRFGFEDVAVLGADETWEPIAPKGYKENVGPRRWGHVPVHDAESGETLLIDFQGTSPWDKPASRPAQVLRFDLGRCVPLATIEYPAELAPKKQHDPAAFHALAQTFSYDAKTRALYAQVKEDASGTYRLDLGPLFDKAKALGPRTLPKGGTSKAAVPSRFYRVKPGALAKLEVATSERKGFVRAADLSRDDLVALVGLPSCELVVGKPTRAGSPPASRIGGTPSVPTAKWPKLRKKPMGFLFQLETGELLKKHAGIAVFCALDGEATNEPDDNVVVLLDSAALAKTHEPPDGVPTLPMRPLRAEAPKSEIDEERAQALGASDPELGAALERLGSAKGLQATNVHDKLGGLPRFLQGDVPMKGHKLVAQLDFDAIPTAKEWPDAGLSGCVYVFVRDDEKSAIAFWQYT is encoded by the coding sequence ATGCAACTCCGCTGGACGCACCACGGGCCAGAGCGCGCGACTTCCATCGAAGTTCCTCCCCGGCCAAGCCTCATCGAGTCCTACGCCCTCGGTTACGACGAGGCGCTCGAGCGCATCTTCTATCTCTGCAAGCCAGACGACGGTTCGTACGCCGCCGTGCTCTACACCTTCGATGGTGCGGCATGGCACCGCGAGACCAAGGACGCCCACCGCATGGAGCACAGCTTCCTCGGCGGCGCCTACGACTCGTGCCGCCGAGCGGTCGTCGGTTGGACGGCCACGTACGATCGAAAGGCCGATCGCTGGCGCGTCCACGGGATCTCATTCGCTGCGGGCGGCGCGAATCCGGTGGCGACGCACGGAGACGATCCGCTGATCGAGCCCGAGAGCGAGAGCGATGCCCTCGGCACCTTCGACAAGCACGCGATGCTCGCGTTCGATCGACGGCGGGAGGTCTGGGTGTGCGTCACGCGACGCGGCGTCTGGGAGCTCGATGGCGACGGAGCGTGGACGAAGCGCGCCGACACCGGACCGATCCCCCAAGAGTGGCAGCACGAGAGCGGCGTGGGCGTCTACGATCCGCTGAACGATCGCACCGTCTTCTTGGTGCAGGGCAAGGCCGACAAGTACGCGCTCGTCGTCCTCGCGTGGAACGGGACAACGCTCGAGAAGCTGTCGATGGCCGGCCTCCCCAAGCTGACGATCGGCTTGTTCGATCCGATCGTCGCGATCACGGGACACCCGAAGCACGGGACCGTGCTCCACGCCGGCGGCAACACGCTCTTCGCGTCGACCGACTCCGGTTGGAAGCCGCTCGCCGAAACCCGCGACTCGCCCCCGAAGATGACGAAGGCGCACATCGCGTTCGACCCGAAGCACGATGCGCTCGTGCTGGGACCTGGGAAGCACGAGGGCGCAGGCGGCAGCGACTACAACGCCGTCTTCTTCGTCCTTCAGGGCGACGCATGGACGACGCAGGGCGTCTCCGTCGTCCACTCCCCGATCGCAAAGGCTTCCTACGGCAACCCGCGTGTCGTCCACGCGAACGGGGATTGGTACGCGCTCGGCACCCACTCGCTCCAGACCTGGCGGTACACGGGCGGCGAATGGGCGACGGTAACGTCGAAGGAGGACGGCGAGAAGATCGGCGGCTGGGAGCTCTCCGAGCTCGTCGACGCGAAGGGACGCCTCCACGCGGTCATGGCGACGGGTGCGGTCTTCTCCTTCGACGGGAGCCAGTGGGCGGCGGTGGCGAACAAGGACGCCGCGTTCAAGGACCGGACGGATTTCGCGCTCGCGGCGGCACCGGACGGCCGAATCCTGGTGTGGGGCGGCGAGGCGAAGGGGCGGAAGCTCAATGACTCGCTGTTGTTCGAGAAGGGCCGGTGGCGCGCCGTGAAGAAGGCATCGCCCCAACCGGCCGACTTCAAGCACGGAAAGAAGGACGACATTTACGTCGACACGCACGCGATCTTCGACAGCGCGCTCGGGACGTTCGTTCGCTTCGGCTTCGAGGACGTGGCGGTGCTCGGCGCCGACGAGACCTGGGAGCCGATCGCACCGAAGGGCTACAAGGAGAACGTCGGACCGCGACGCTGGGGGCACGTCCCGGTTCACGACGCCGAGAGCGGTGAGACGCTCCTCATCGACTTCCAGGGCACGAGCCCATGGGACAAGCCCGCGTCGCGGCCGGCGCAGGTGCTCCGCTTCGATCTGGGGCGCTGCGTGCCGCTCGCGACGATCGAATACCCGGCCGAGCTCGCGCCGAAGAAGCAACACGACCCCGCCGCCTTCCACGCACTCGCGCAGACCTTCAGCTACGACGCCAAGACCCGCGCGCTCTACGCGCAAGTGAAAGAGGATGCGTCCGGGACCTACCGACTCGATCTCGGTCCGCTCTTCGACAAGGCGAAGGCCCTTGGACCTCGCACGCTCCCAAAGGGGGGAACGTCGAAGGCGGCGGTGCCCTCGCGCTTCTATCGGGTCAAACCCGGAGCGCTCGCCAAGCTCGAAGTCGCGACGAGCGAACGAAAGGGCTTCGTTCGCGCGGCGGACCTCTCTCGCGACGACCTCGTCGCGCTCGTGGGCCTGCCGAGCTGCGAGCTCGTGGTGGGAAAGCCGACGCGCGCCGGCTCGCCGCCCGCGAGCCGCATCGGCGGAACCCCGTCGGTGCCGACGGCGAAGTGGCCGAAGCTTCGAAAGAAGCCCATGGGCTTTCTCTTTCAGCTCGAGACCGGGGAGCTCTTGAAGAAGCACGCCGGCATCGCGGTCTTCTGCGCCCTTGACGGCGAAGCGACGAACGAGCCGGACGACAACGTCGTCGTGCTCCTCGATAGCGCCGCGCTCGCGAAGACGCACGAGCCGCCCGACGGCGTGCCCACGCTCCCGATGCGACCGCTTCGCGCGGAGGCTCCCAAGAGCGAGATCGACGAAGAGCGCGCGCAAGCGTTGGGCGCGAGCGATCCCGAGCTCGGCGCCGCCTTGGAGCGACTAGGCAGCGCGAAGGGACTGCAGGCCACGAACGTGCACGACAAGCTCGGCGGCCTCCCGCGATTCCTCCAAGGCGATGTGCCGATGAAGGGCCACAAGCTCGTCGCCCAGCTCGACTTCGACGCCATCCCGACCGCGAAGGAGTGGCCCGACGCCGGTCTCTCGGGCTGCGTCTACGTCTTCGTCCGGGACGACGAGAAGAGCGCGATAGCGTTCTGGCAGTACACCTGA